One part of the Bradyrhizobium sp. CB1650 genome encodes these proteins:
- a CDS encoding FAD-binding protein: MDTLKVRDAKDVEEVVRAAIANEQPLEIIGHGTKRGIGHTMATNAVLDVSALSAVTSYEPNELIVTLQAGAPVADVLSLIDSKNQQFAFEPMDTVPLLGTPALGTIGGMIAAGLAGPRRIRAGGARDHLLGAHAVSGFGDSFKTGGKVVKNVTGYDLCKLLAGSWGTLSVMTEVTLKVMPKPEAERTLLLRGLDDAAANKAMTAALGSPYDVSGAAHLPKSAFRAKTEGLGDIASQGEALTVLRLEGIKASVVHRAGSLRELLAPFGTATLVGDAASSALWAAIRDVLPFAAGGALGAWPVWRIVCPPASGGALGAQLGRETGGDVIYDWGGGLIWVALPPKADAHAPIVRHRVNAFGGHATLVRAAEDVRRNVDVFHPQPAGLAALSERVRASFDPKIILNRGRLTRGDAA; the protein is encoded by the coding sequence GTGGATACGCTCAAGGTCAGAGACGCCAAAGACGTCGAAGAGGTCGTGCGCGCGGCGATTGCCAACGAGCAGCCGCTCGAGATCATCGGTCATGGCACCAAGCGCGGCATCGGGCACACGATGGCGACCAATGCCGTGCTCGACGTCTCCGCGCTCAGCGCAGTGACCTCCTACGAACCCAACGAGCTGATCGTCACGTTGCAGGCCGGTGCGCCGGTCGCCGACGTGCTGTCGCTGATCGATTCCAAGAACCAGCAATTCGCCTTCGAGCCGATGGACACGGTGCCGCTCCTCGGCACGCCGGCGCTTGGCACCATCGGCGGGATGATCGCGGCGGGCCTGGCCGGCCCGCGGCGCATCAGGGCGGGCGGGGCGCGCGATCACCTGCTCGGGGCGCATGCCGTCTCCGGCTTCGGCGACAGCTTCAAGACCGGTGGCAAGGTGGTGAAGAACGTCACCGGCTACGATCTCTGCAAGCTGCTCGCGGGCTCCTGGGGCACGCTGTCGGTCATGACCGAGGTCACGCTCAAGGTCATGCCGAAGCCGGAGGCCGAGCGGACCCTGTTGTTGCGCGGCCTTGACGATGCCGCTGCCAACAAGGCCATGACCGCCGCGCTCGGCTCGCCCTATGACGTCTCCGGCGCCGCGCATCTGCCGAAATCGGCGTTCCGCGCCAAGACAGAAGGGCTTGGCGACATTGCGAGCCAGGGCGAGGCGCTGACCGTGCTGCGGCTGGAGGGCATCAAGGCCTCTGTCGTTCACCGCGCTGGCTCGCTGCGCGAGTTGCTGGCGCCGTTTGGAACCGCGACCCTCGTCGGGGACGCGGCATCCTCGGCGCTGTGGGCCGCGATCCGCGACGTGCTGCCGTTCGCAGCCGGTGGCGCGCTCGGCGCCTGGCCGGTCTGGCGGATCGTCTGCCCGCCGGCATCGGGGGGAGCGCTCGGCGCGCAGTTGGGGCGCGAGACCGGTGGCGACGTGATCTACGACTGGGGCGGCGGGCTGATCTGGGTGGCGCTGCCGCCGAAGGCGGATGCGCACGCGCCGATCGTGCGCCACCGCGTCAATGCCTTCGGCGGGCACGCCACGCTGGTCCGCGCAGCTGAGGACGTCAGGCGCAATGTCGATGTGTTCCATCCGCAACCGGCAGGCCTTGCGGCCCTGAGCGAGAGGGTCCGCGCCAGCTTTGATCCGAAAATCATCCTCAACCGTGGACGGCTGACACGGGGCGACGCGGCATGA
- the glcF gene encoding glycolate oxidase subunit GlcF, whose translation MKTEFSLAQLADPDIAEADKILRACVHCGFCTATCPTYVLLGDELDSPRGRIYLMKEMLEKDQAPTAEVVKHIDRCLSCLACMTTCPSGVHYMHLVDQARVRIEQRYRRPLTERLLRAVLAFVLPDPQRFRASMWLARLARPLTVFLPTPRPSSTPGLIERITAMLALAPGRLPSPGAAAGSVFAPLGKKRGRVALLQGCAQQVLAPRINQAAINLLTRHGIEVVLVKDEQCCGALTHHLGRDDDALARARANVAAWRAEAAREGLDAILATTSGCGTVIKDYGYLLREDRDFAADAAQVSALAKDITEYVAGLDLAPTTRSDNIVVAYHSACSLQHGQKITGLPKELLSKNGFVVKDVPESHLCCGSAGTYNILQPDLAGRLRDRKVANIASVKPDMIAAGNIGCMVQIASGTSVPVVHTIELLDWATGGSRPALN comes from the coding sequence ATGAAGACCGAATTCTCACTGGCACAGCTCGCCGATCCCGACATCGCGGAAGCCGACAAGATCCTGCGCGCCTGCGTCCATTGCGGCTTCTGCACCGCGACCTGTCCGACCTATGTGCTGCTCGGCGATGAGCTCGATAGCCCGCGCGGCCGCATCTATCTGATGAAAGAGATGCTGGAGAAGGACCAGGCGCCGACTGCGGAAGTGGTCAAGCATATCGACCGCTGCCTGTCGTGCCTCGCCTGCATGACCACCTGTCCGTCAGGGGTGCATTACATGCACCTCGTCGACCAGGCGCGGGTCAGGATCGAGCAGCGCTACCGGAGGCCGCTCACCGAGCGGCTGTTGCGCGCGGTGCTCGCCTTTGTCCTGCCGGACCCGCAGCGCTTCCGCGCCAGCATGTGGCTGGCCCGGCTGGCGCGTCCCTTGACCGTGTTCCTGCCGACCCCGCGGCCGTCGTCCACGCCCGGGCTGATCGAGCGGATCACGGCGATGCTGGCGCTGGCCCCGGGCCGCCTGCCGTCGCCGGGCGCTGCCGCCGGCAGCGTGTTCGCGCCGCTCGGCAAGAAGCGCGGCCGGGTCGCGCTGTTGCAGGGCTGCGCCCAGCAGGTGCTGGCGCCGCGCATCAACCAGGCTGCCATCAACCTTTTGACCCGGCACGGCATCGAGGTCGTCCTGGTCAAGGACGAGCAGTGCTGCGGCGCATTGACCCATCATCTCGGCCGCGACGACGATGCGCTGGCCCGCGCCCGCGCCAATGTCGCGGCATGGCGGGCGGAGGCGGCCAGGGAGGGGCTCGACGCCATCCTGGCGACGACGTCCGGTTGTGGCACCGTCATCAAGGACTATGGCTACCTCCTGCGCGAGGATCGCGACTTCGCAGCGGACGCGGCGCAGGTCTCGGCGCTGGCCAAGGACATCACCGAGTACGTCGCCGGCCTCGACCTCGCGCCGACCACGCGAAGTGACAACATCGTCGTCGCCTATCACTCCGCCTGTTCATTGCAGCACGGCCAGAAAATCACGGGGCTTCCGAAAGAATTGCTTTCCAAGAATGGATTCGTGGTGAAAGATGTCCCGGAGAGCCATTTGTGTTGCGGTTCGGCGGGGACCTACAACATTCTCCAGCCCGACCTTGCGGGCAGGTTGCGCGATCGCAAGGTCGCCAACATCGCGAGCGTCAAGCCGGACATGATTGCTGCGGGCAATATCGGCTGCATGGTGCAGATTGCCAGCGGTACGTCAGTTCCGGTCGTGCACACGATTGAGCTTCTCGATTGGGCGACGGGCGGTTCGCGGCCGGCATTGAACTAG